A genomic segment from Malus domestica chromosome 05, GDT2T_hap1 encodes:
- the LOC108172971 gene encoding uncharacterized protein, translating into MAATTVSVTRNKWPRPEIGVVGATVLSVFLPPPVVDVSVKGPQDHSMDQPTEVHPTIPVVVEPVVVPLVEGPAIPRSVVTLVVGPVAAIVRKVATLAEKNPSPSPKKKPIIVVEEEPSWEVELDALLSSTSRVAGPFVASTEPSAIATESNVSAKLQELLSFSASQVL; encoded by the exons ATGGCGGCCACTACTGTGTCAGTAACACGGAATAAATGGCCTCGCCCAGAGATTGGGGTGGTTG GGGCAACTGTTCTTAGTGTGTTTCTCCCTCCTCCTGTCGTTGATGTCTCGGTGAAAGGACCGCAAGATCATTCGATGGATCAACCGACTGAAGTTCACCCCACTATTCCGGTTGTGGTCGAACCAGTCGTTGTTCCATTGGTCGAGGGTCCTGCAATTCCAAGGTCGGTTGTTACTCTTGTGGTCGGCCCAGTAGCTGCTATTGTGAGGAAGGTGGCAACTTTGGCTGAGAAGAACCCTTCCCCAAGTCCAAAAAAGAAACCAATAATTGTTGTTGAAGAAGAG ccttcatgggaagtcgagcTCGATGCTCTCCTCTCGAGTACTTCTAGAGTAGCCGGGCCTTTTGTCGCATCGACCGAACCTTCTGCGATTGCTACCGAATCCAATGTCTCCGCCAAGTTGCAGGAACTCCTATCCTTTTCGGCCTCTCAAGTCCTTTAG